Part of the Marinifilum sp. JC120 genome, AGAAGTTATCAGGGCGTGGTAAAACCAGCTGTTCTCTAAGAATTCACCGGGGGTGTTGATAAACGGGCCGAAATGTTCCACGGCCATGGCGCGACGCGGAGAGTAGGATTCCCCGGAAAGAACTTTGATAAGCGAGCTTTTGCCGGAACGGGTCTCACCCACGAACATTGTTTTTTTCATAAGATGCCTTCGGCGACCCTGCCGGGGGCCTCAAACCCTTTTCCAAAAGGGTTTAAGAATCCCAAAACGTTTTAATAGGCTTTCCCGTTTCATATGGCAAAACCTCTTCTTGATTTTAGGATCTAGTCAGCTCCACAGAAGAGTAATGCAGGGTACCCTCAAAGTAATCGAGTACGGCACGAAGCGAAGCTTCCACGCTGGCAACATCTCCCAGAATCAGCAATGAACCGCCGAAGCGATCCAGAAAACCGATCTCCACAGAAGCAGCCTTGGTGGCAACATCAGAGGCGATGATCACACCCTCACTAGGGGTGATAGTCATAATGCCGATGGCCCCGGAAGAATTATCATCCAGACCGAGCTTGAGATAGATATCCCGGTGCGGGCTGGCAATAAGATGGGCAAGAGTAACCTGCTTACCGGGAACGTATTCCTGAATAATGCGCTGTTTGTTGTCATTGTCCATCATGCTTGTACTCCTGAAAAATTAAACGACGTTTTGCCATCCGAAGCGGCGAAGCCAAACTAAAAAAGTTTGGGATTCTTAAACCCTTTTCAAAGGGTTTAAGGCCCCCGGCAGGGACCGTCGGTAGACCCGCCGGAGGCTCTTCTTAAAATTAAATCAACTGCTCTTTAATGCCTTCGCTGGGGGAAGGAATAACCACGTGACTGTGAACAGGTCCGGACTCGCCGACACCTTCCACTCCGGCCTCAACAGAGGCACTCACGGACCCCACATCACCGGTCATGGTCACATATGCTTTACCGCCAAGCCCTGCTGCCATGCGAATTTCGATCAGGCTTACATCAGCAGACTTGGCTGCGGCGTCCGCTGCAAGGATACAGGATGCGATAGTGTAGGTTTCAATCACACCCAGCGCATCAATCTGCGGAACAATGGAAGTTCCGCTCAGAGCGGGGATAACATCCTCGTGCACGCTGGCGATGGTGAAATGATCAACGACCATATCCGCGCCGATTTCGCAACCGACTTCAACGGAACTCTTTACCGACCCGGTATCCCCGGTAACAACAACAATATATCTGCCCGGACAGGTGGGGCGGGCCATAACCAGCTCGACCTGTGCTGCTTTGAGCATTTCATCTGCGGTGTGTATGCCGAGGGCAACGCTGTTCAATTCTACACAACCGATAGTACGTAAATTCATATCTAAATCCTCTTTGGAATCCCTGATAATTATTTCTTAATAACGACTACGCCGTTCTCAACGCTTTCAACAACGCCGTCAATGCTGGCGTGAACCCTTGCGCCCATTGCGCCTTCGGGAATTTCACCGAGCAAGTCACCGCAGCTGACCTTATCTCCTGCGGAAACAACACACTGCGCCGGGGCACCGATGTGCTGACCGAGACGGATGTTGACCACGGAAGGTGTGAACTCACCTGCGTATTCAGGATGACCGTCATACTTGGTCAGGTTCAAACGCTGAATCAGACGCTTGGTGGGAATGGCTCTGCTCTCGCGGAACGGGTTGGCTTTCAGCTCGTTGCCTTTGGATTCCCAAGTCACGCGTTCCTTCATCAGAATCTGCTTGATCTGGGCATTAACCTCACGCGGTGAAATCATCATGGGGCAGGCGAATTTTTCACAGATGCCGCACTCGGAACAAAGTAGTGCTTCCTTGGCGATCTCGCTGTCCAACTCGTTGTTGGCGATCACCCGCATCAGTTTGTGAGGATGCAGCGAATGTCCGAGCAGGTTACGCGGGCAAAGATCGGTGCAGCGGGAACACTGACAGCAGATAGTGTTAGTGATGCGGCGGATCTTTGCGGGGTCCATGACCTTGCCTGCTACCACGTTATGGTTCGGGGGCAGGACCAGAAGTCCGCTGGTGGTCTTGGTTACCGGCTGGTTGGTATCGGGAAGGACCCGGCCCATCATGGGACCGCCGTCAACGACTTTGTAGTCGGAAATGGTCGGTCCACCAGCGAATTCGAGCACATCGGAAACAAGGGTACCCACGGGAACTTTAACAACCATGGGGGTCTTAATTTCCCCGGCAACGGTCAGGTAGCGATGAGTAACCGGCTTACCGTCTATGGCAAGGGCAACGTTGAACAGGGACTCGGTGTTACTGACCACAGCACCCACCTGAAGGGGAATGCCGCGTTCGGGAACAGTACGGCCCAGAACTTCGTAAACCAGCACCTGCTCGTCACCGGCAGGGTAAAAATCTTTAAGTACAAAGCACTCGAGACGACCGGAAGTGTCACGTCCGACAGCAGCTTCAACAGCCTTAACAGCCTTAGCGTGTTTGCCCTTGAGACAGATGATGCCTTTCTTGGCTCCAGTGCAATCCATGATCGCTTCGAGACCGCGGATCATGGTATCTACTTCCGCTTCCATGAGGTAAGGATCGCTCATGAGCAGCGGTTCACAGGAGGCACCGTTTACCAGAACGGTATCTACTGTTGCTTCAGCTTTAACGTGAGTCGGCAGGCCGGCACCACCGGCACCGACAACGCCTGTCTCGCGAATAATATCAACTATATTTACAGCCATTTAATTATTCCTTCAGATTTGCCTCCGGCGGCCCTTCGGGGACCAGAGAACCCTTTTGATTCGCCCCGTCCTGGGGCTCACCCCTGCGGGGCGTTGCCTTTCAGACAACGTCCAAATCCGCTGTCCTGCGGATTTGTGTAAAAGGGTTCTCTGGACTCTCCTAAAACTTTCATTAAGCTTCGCTGCCGGGGGTGTTCAAAACTGCTATATCTACCAAGCCTTGAGCAGAAGTTCCTTTACGTCATCACGAGAAGGAATTCTGGGGTTGCCTGCAGTGCAGATATCATCGAGCACGTTGCGGGCAATGGTGTTCAGGCTGGTCTTGAAAACACTTTCATCAATCTTCAATGCGCCAACGTTGTTAGGAATACCCATGGACTCGTTGAGTTCACAAACCGCATCGATGAGGGATCTGGTGCCTTCTTCAACGGTTTCTGCGGGCAGTCCCAGCATGGTGGCAATTTCATGATAACGGATGCCCACATCAAAGCTGTTGAACTTGATTACGTGGGACAGGACTACCGCATTTGCCAGACCATGCGGCACATGGAAAATTCCGCCGAGGGAATGGGCGATTGAATGGGTGATACCCAGTCCGCTGTTATTGAAAGCCATGCCTGCCATGCAGGAACCGAGCAGCATGTTCTCGCGTGCTTCCATGTCATCACCATTGATGTAGGCCCGCTTGAGATACTTGAATACGTAACGAATAGCGTATCTTGCGTAGATGGAAGTAAAAGCGTTGGCCTGACGGGAAGTGTAAGCCTCAATGGCGTGGGTCAGCACATCCATACCTGTTGCAGCAGTAACATGCGGCGGCAGGGAACGAGTGAAACGAGCATCAAGGATAGCCATATCCGGGATGAGCATTTCATCATTGAGGGGAATCTTGACCTCATTGACCTTGTCGGTGACCACGGCGATGCTGGTAACTTCTGCTCCGGTACCACTTGTGGTGGGGATAGCAACCAACGTGGGTTTGGTCTTTCCTTCAAGGGCCTTGCTGGCGAAGAAAGAAATGGACTTAGCCGCATCAATGGGCGACCCGCCGCCGAGAGCAATGATCAGGTCGGCCTGATTTTTAAGGAAAATCTGTGCTCCCTTGGTAACTGTCTCAAGGGAAGGATCGGGTTCAACCTCATCAAAAATGATGTAGGGAATCCCATTACGATCCAGATGAGTACGGACCCGGTCAGCAAACCCGGTCTTAACCATAAAGGAATCGGTAACAATAAAAGCCCGCGTAGCCGGAATAGTCTCCAGATTATCCAGAGCGTCCTCGCCGTAGCAGATTTTTGTTTTTCCGTAGAACTGTGTCACCCTTTTCTCCAATGAATCAAAAATATCAGGTTATAATCTATTCAGCTTGAAATTTGTATAGGGGCGCAGGTGTGAGGGGTGATGGGTACCTGCGCCCCTTAAGTCCTTACTTTACAGCGCATTTGGGAAGAATAACTTCCACTTCGCTGTGAGGACGGGGTATCACGTGTACGCTGCGCAGTTCGCCTACGCGTTCAGCTGCTGCTGCACCTGCGTCTACTGCTGCTTTAACAGCACCAACATCGCCGCGAACCAAAACGGTTACGAGGCCGCCACCGACCTGTTCACGGCCGACGAGAGTTACGTTTGCTGCTTTAACCATAGCATCGGCTGCTTCAACAGAGCCGACCAAACCTTTAGTTTCTACCATTCCGAGAGCATTGGATGACATAATTTTCTCCTCTTAGGATACTAAGCTTTAAATATTTCCTTTAACGGCTTCAGCAAACTTGAAGCTCATTTCCTTGAGCTGACCAAGATCGGTGATTCCGTATTCTTCCTTAAGCAGAACTGCGATGCCCATGACCAGCTCTTCGCATTCGTCACAAACTTCTTTGGTGCAGTCCGGGTTTCCGCATCCACCATTACCGGCTTCGGCAACAGCAGCTGCGGCATCTTCCACGCGGGCAAGGCTGATCTTTCTCTTACGGAGCTCATCTTTAGCACCGGGAGTCAGGATCATGGTATTGTCCACATAGAGAGTGTCACTGTCCGGGCAGATAAATGAATCAAGATTGCCCGCTTCGATAAGTTTCTTTTTCATCTTTACCTCGTTCCCCGTACTAAGGCCTTTACGACCGAGGCGTCGGGTCCGGGGATGACGACCGCCTCAACAAGATTGTTGCCCAAAACGGCAGATGCAGCATCTGCGGCTTCCTGAACCGCGGCAACATCGCCGCTCATAACGAAATATGATTTACCGTTAATACCCTGCCCTGCTACAAAACGGGCAAGCTCAACACCTGAACGCTTGACTGCCGTATCCGCTGCAACCACTCCAGTGGAAACATTACGACACTCAATAACCCCGATAGACTGAACATTTGCAATGGCAACGGGGCTTTTCAACACAGCCGCCACTTCCGGAGAAAGGCTGGAAATAACAAAGCTGGCCTTGATCTTGCCGCCGTCTGCATTGGCAGAATCGACACTGGCTGACACAGCTGCACGCTCACCGGAGACAAAGATCAGATATCTGCCGGAACAAATAGTGGAAGCACGGACAAGATCTACATCCGCGGCTTTCATCATGGCATCCGCAATGCGTACTCCGGGTGCGATGTTCCAGCATTCAACTATTCCCAGCGTATCCATAATAATTAGACCTGTGCCTGAACTTCGTCGATAATGCCCACGATGGAAGCATCAACCGGAGCATCATGGTTACGCAGGGCCATGCGTGCGGAACTTCCGGTGGTAACCAGAACCTGCTCGCCGATGCCTGCGCCCACGCAGTCCACGGCTACGAAAATTTCTTCACTGCCCTTTTCTTCAATATCGAGCCGCTGAACAACCATCAGCTTCTCTCCGCTCAGAGTCTCCTCTTTGCGGGTGGCCCAGACATTGCCGACAACTTTGCAGATAATCATAAAACAATCCTTAGAGGGTCTTGCTGATGTTAATGTTCAGTTCCTTGGCTGCTTCTTCGGCAAGCGGGGTTACCCGTGCCGCAGGCAGTACCACCAGTTCTTTAGCACCCTGCCCCGCCGCGTCACTGACCACCTTTTCGGTGATCAGTGCTTCCCTGAATTTCAGGGACTCGGGGCGTTTGGGTTGAAATCTTTTCATACCGAAGCCAGCGAGAGTCTTTTCATGCGCCTGATAAAGAGCATACAGAGGGCCGGGAGCAGTCTGACTGTACTCTTCGTAACCGAAGGCCAGAACTTCCACGGTCTGGCCCAGCAGCATCTGCCGCAGAACCTCGGTCATGATCTTGCCGTGGGCTTTACCAACAGCGAGGTCAGACATTTCGCAGACGCACAGGGAAGGCACGATGTAACGGCTAAACTGTGCACAGGAAGCCTCTTCGCCGAAGAAGTAGTATTCATATTCATCGCCAACGCTGTTGCGCACTTTCTCGGCAACGAGGCAGTCGCGTTCGGCCAAAACCAGCGCACAGTCCTTTTTAGGATCTGACTTGAGCTGTTTCAGCACTTCTGCTGCGATGGATTTAACCAGTTCATTTACGTCTACGGTCATGTTGTATGCCTCCGGCGGCCCTTCGGGGACCAAAGAAAACTTTAAAAAGTTTTCTCTGGACTCTTTCAAACTTTTTTAGCGGGCTTCGCCCCTTCGGTTACTACAATCTGCTGTTCTAGCAGTTCAGGGCGATGCCCAGTGGAGTTACTAAAAACGGGTTGGCCGGTTTGTAGACCGGGATACCCACTTCTTTTTCCACCACTTTTTCCATGTCCTTGAGACAGCATGTACCGCCTACAAGGTAGATGGCTGAAATATCGCGATCCTTGATGTGACTCTTAACGATGGTGCCCATTTTCTGGACTACCGGACGAACAACAGGCAGGATCTCGTTCTGTCGTTCCTTAACTTTTTTCAAATCTTCGGCTTCTTCAAAACTGACCTTGTAGTTACCGGAAAGAACCAGAGTCACGTGGGTTCCGCCGGTAGCTTCGTCAGCTACGTAAACGACTTTGCCGTCTTCCAGAACAGAAAGCCCGGTAGTGCCGCCGCCGATATCGACGATGACACCGTTTTCAAGACCAAGCACAGCGTTGGCTGCGGTTGGTTCGTCCAGAATGGAAGTAACTTCCAGCCCGGCACCTTCCACCACATACTGATGAGTGGAGCAGTCCTTTTCCCCGGTTCCCGGAGGAACTGCGATGGCTGCGCGTTCCAGCTTACGTCCCAGCCTTTCTTCAAGCTCGCCCACCAACTTGCGGGTGATGCGGGTTGCGCCCATGTAATCAACAACCAGACCGTCTTTGATGACCCGAGCAAATTCCATGGCGCAGGCCACAGGTTCTTTTTTGCTGTTCAGGACAACCACCACGATGTAAGCGGTACCGAGATCTACACCCACCAGAAGTTCCTCGTCAGGACTGACGGAAACGGTGTTCTCAATGCAGCTCTCAAGATCACTGATCTTCTGGTCAATTGCTGAAAAATCCATGGTCTCAACTCTCTCCCCGCACACTCAAGTAAACAAAGCGGCGAAGCCTAATAAAAGGTTTTGAAGAGTCCAGAGAAACTTTTGCAAAAGTTTCTCTGGCCGCCGGAGGCATCTCTTATCTTACAATCTTACCGGTAACAGACTTGTTCCAGCCTGCGCTGTTGCCTTCATCGGGATCGATATGCATAGCAAGCTTGAACTGGGGGTTAACACGTACAACCACGTCTTCGAGGATAACCGGGCGTTCGCTTTCAAGGCGTACGCTGACGCGGTCATTGTCTTTTACGCCGAGCTTATCGCCGTCTTCGGGAGACATGTGGATATGGCGTGCAGCCACGATAACGCCTTCTTCGAGACCGACGATTCCGGTCTGAGAAGCAAGGATGATACCGGGAGTTCCGGCAACATCACCGGACTGACGAACCGGAGCTTTAATGCCGAGAGCACGCGCTTCGGTGTTGGAAATTTCTACCTGTGAAGCGGAACGTGCGGGTCCGAGCACAGCAACGTTGTCCATTACGCCTTTGGGGCCGATAAGGCGCACACGCTCTT contains:
- a CDS encoding BMC domain-containing protein; protein product: MMDNDNKQRIIQEYVPGKQVTLAHLIASPHRDIYLKLGLDDNSSGAIGIMTITPSEGVIIASDVATKAASVEIGFLDRFGGSLLILGDVASVEASLRAVLDYFEGTLHYSSVELTRS
- a CDS encoding BMC domain-containing protein, translated to MNLRTIGCVELNSVALGIHTADEMLKAAQVELVMARPTCPGRYIVVVTGDTGSVKSSVEVGCEIGADMVVDHFTIASVHEDVIPALSGTSIVPQIDALGVIETYTIASCILAADAAAKSADVSLIEIRMAAGLGGKAYVTMTGDVGSVSASVEAGVEGVGESGPVHSHVVIPSPSEGIKEQLI
- a CDS encoding electron transport complex protein RnfC, whose protein sequence is MAVNIVDIIRETGVVGAGGAGLPTHVKAEATVDTVLVNGASCEPLLMSDPYLMEAEVDTMIRGLEAIMDCTGAKKGIICLKGKHAKAVKAVEAAVGRDTSGRLECFVLKDFYPAGDEQVLVYEVLGRTVPERGIPLQVGAVVSNTESLFNVALAIDGKPVTHRYLTVAGEIKTPMVVKVPVGTLVSDVLEFAGGPTISDYKVVDGGPMMGRVLPDTNQPVTKTTSGLLVLPPNHNVVAGKVMDPAKIRRITNTICCQCSRCTDLCPRNLLGHSLHPHKLMRVIANNELDSEIAKEALLCSECGICEKFACPMMISPREVNAQIKQILMKERVTWESKGNELKANPFRESRAIPTKRLIQRLNLTKYDGHPEYAGEFTPSVVNIRLGQHIGAPAQCVVSAGDKVSCGDLLGEIPEGAMGARVHASIDGVVESVENGVVVIKK
- a CDS encoding iron-containing alcohol dehydrogenase, whose amino-acid sequence is MTQFYGKTKICYGEDALDNLETIPATRAFIVTDSFMVKTGFADRVRTHLDRNGIPYIIFDEVEPDPSLETVTKGAQIFLKNQADLIIALGGGSPIDAAKSISFFASKALEGKTKPTLVAIPTTSGTGAEVTSIAVVTDKVNEVKIPLNDEMLIPDMAILDARFTRSLPPHVTAATGMDVLTHAIEAYTSRQANAFTSIYARYAIRYVFKYLKRAYINGDDMEARENMLLGSCMAGMAFNNSGLGITHSIAHSLGGIFHVPHGLANAVVLSHVIKFNSFDVGIRYHEIATMLGLPAETVEEGTRSLIDAVCELNESMGIPNNVGALKIDESVFKTSLNTIARNVLDDICTAGNPRIPSRDDVKELLLKAW
- a CDS encoding BMC domain-containing protein, which gives rise to MMSSNALGMVETKGLVGSVEAADAMVKAANVTLVGREQVGGGLVTVLVRGDVGAVKAAVDAGAAAAERVGELRSVHVIPRPHSEVEVILPKCAVK
- a CDS encoding BMC domain-containing protein; its protein translation is MDTLGIVECWNIAPGVRIADAMMKAADVDLVRASTICSGRYLIFVSGERAAVSASVDSANADGGKIKASFVISSLSPEVAAVLKSPVAIANVQSIGVIECRNVSTGVVAADTAVKRSGVELARFVAGQGINGKSYFVMSGDVAAVQEAADAASAVLGNNLVEAVVIPGPDASVVKALVRGTR
- a CDS encoding ethanolamine utilization protein EutN, which gives rise to MIICKVVGNVWATRKEETLSGEKLMVVQRLDIEEKGSEEIFVAVDCVGAGIGEQVLVTTGSSARMALRNHDAPVDASIVGIIDEVQAQV
- the eutJ gene encoding ethanolamine utilization protein EutJ — protein: MDFSAIDQKISDLESCIENTVSVSPDEELLVGVDLGTAYIVVVVLNSKKEPVACAMEFARVIKDGLVVDYMGATRITRKLVGELEERLGRKLERAAIAVPPGTGEKDCSTHQYVVEGAGLEVTSILDEPTAANAVLGLENGVIVDIGGGTTGLSVLEDGKVVYVADEATGGTHVTLVLSGNYKVSFEEAEDLKKVKERQNEILPVVRPVVQKMGTIVKSHIKDRDISAIYLVGGTCCLKDMEKVVEKEVGIPVYKPANPFLVTPLGIALNC
- the pduL gene encoding phosphate propanoyltransferase; its protein translation is MSMNEQVINNIMEGVIKGVIDQLKTEAPHVSVSTGASEPIPVELSARHVHLSEQDALELYGKPLTPVRELSQPGQFLCEERVRLIGPKGVMDNVAVLGPARSASQVEISNTEARALGIKAPVRQSGDVAGTPGIILASQTGIVGLEEGVIVAARHIHMSPEDGDKLGVKDNDRVSVRLESERPVILEDVVVRVNPQFKLAMHIDPDEGNSAGWNKSVTGKIVR